TATCCGCTCCTGAAAGAATGTTCAGGAGACCGTCGATGTCCCCTGCATCCTTCAGTTTCCTGATATCCGGTGCAGATCTGCCAAAAAACGCCATTCCGCGACATCCTCCCGGCGCACACCGGCGGGTGTAAAAAAACAGACCGGGCTGTGCGGCGGATATGTAAATTACTGTTGTCGGGGGAGTATCTTGAATATTCTGTTCGGGGACTGTGGAGAACGGAGCGAGCCTACCCCGCACGCACGGCTCAGAAAAACTTTCTGAACCTCTCCCCCGTCGCATGGCAGATCGGGCAGTGTTCGGGAGGAGCGTTCCGTGCGCAGATGTACCCGCAGACCGGGCAGCGCAGGACGGGGTATGCGAGTTTCCGGGGCACATCAGTCTCCTGCGGGCGAACGAATCCGGACCGTTCTGATGCTGCAGGCCGCCGTTCCGGAATGGGGGCCGCTTCGGCACGACCCTCAGCAATCATGTCGGAGACATACAGGGCACAGTAACACGATCCGTATTCGGCAAGATCGGGATCACGATAATCGCAGGGACAGACGATATCCAGATCGTCCTCCCTCTTTCCTGCCGCACGCCGGCAGGGGCACGCCTGATACCCGTATCGTTTCTCATTTGCTATCAGGCCCCGGACAAGATGGCGGGTAACGGACATATCGGGATTCAGGTGGTACCCGGAATGTTCAGCCTCGTTCCGGAGACGCGCCACACGCGCCGAAATTTCATCCTCACTGACGTCAGGCAGTTTCTTCATCAGGCAAGCGCCTCCCGTATCTGGTCTTCATGAAAACCCACGATTACCCTGTCGCCGATGCGAATCACCGGAAACGACCCGCGGGGGTTGTACCGGGTGACGTCATCAAGCACCTCTTTCATCTCATCGTCCTCCAGCAGATCGACGTATATATAGGAGAAGGCGACCCCGAGCTCGCCGAGGAGTTCTTTCGTTTTCCGGCACCACTGGCACGTGCTCAGGGCGTAGAGGATGATGTTACCCCGGTCGATCCCCTCAACCCGTTCGAATTCCATGGCGATTACTATCGGGGCAGAGAATAAGGATTTTTCCGTGGAATGATAGGTGCGCATCCCCCGGATTTAGGGATAGGTAATTATAGAAGGAGCCGAAAGATTCCTTTTCGTATGCTACTGCCGCATAACCGCAGCATACCGGGATGATATGCATGAGAATGATACGAGGATTGCTGCTGGTCTGCATCATGATCTCGATGTTCGCTGCCGCAGGATGCACGAACGGCGAGGAGACGACACCGGCTGCGACAGGCACTCCGGCGGTGACCGCGACACCCTCCCCGTCGCCCGGGCCGGTATTCGAGAAAAATATAATCGAATTTGAAAAGCGGTACACTCCCGAAGGCACCTGTTACTGGGAAACCCGGATTGAACTCGTGAACACCGGCACCGGGGCGGCAACGAACGTGAAAGTCCTCGTATCACTGGTCAACGAGGACTCGGGTGCAACGGCCGATTCAGAGAGCGAATTATTTACCCGGTTCAATGCCGGTGAAAGTAAAAGCTTTGTCAAGCGGTTGAACGGCGAATGCGATCAGGGATACCGGGTGGAAATCGCCATCGACTCTGATTAGCTCCGGTCGGGATCCCCGCGGGCATCCGCGGCACACCGGAGCCGTTTTGCAAGATGTTCGGCATGGGAGCCCATCCAGTAGAGCTTCCGGCAGCGGGGGCACCAGTAAAATTCTTTTCCCTTCTTTTCCTTCGGCGAGTAAGGCGTATCCGCCACTTCATGGGGCAAGGCCGGCCGGAGAGGCGTGTTGCAGAGCGAACACCGCTGCATCCGGAGGGTCAGAGATTCGGGAAGGATCCTGTTTCGCATTAACTGCGAGATCTGTTCGATAACGTCCTCGGACTCGATGAGCAGGGCTCCCGGGCCGCCCCGCCGCGCGAGTTCGCGGTCACGGGTTAAGAGAATACGTCCGCTTGTCTCCGCAATACCGAGGAGCCGGGTATCCTCGCGCGAATTTCCCCTGCGGATGCTGTTGGCGCTCAGGGTGTCGTACCCGAGAAACCGGAGATACCGCGTCAGCGTGCCGAGCATCCGGTCGGCAACGAAGCGAACAGGAGGGTTCGTGTCAGCCGACATGCCTGAGGATTGGTATATTCGCCCCGCATCCGGCGCAATTCGTCCCGTCAAGCTGCCGGAAATGCACCGAATATCCCGCCCTTTCGATAAGGAGCTCCCCGCAGTCGGGGCAGTACGTGTGCTCGTACGGATGGCTGAAGACATTTCCCATATAGACATACCGCATGCCGATCTCCCGGGCGCGATCGCAGATCTTCTCCAGCAGCTTCACCGGAGTGGCGGGACGATCCGTCATCTTGTAATCCGGGTGAAATGCCGTGAAATGCATGGGCGTGTCCGGGCCGAGCGTATCATATGTCCACCTGATAAGGGCATCCGTCTCCTCGGGGGAGTCATTCAGCCCGGGTATCACGAGAGTCACGGTCTCGATATGCATCCCGAGTTCATGCGCACGGACCGTGGCGTCCAGCACCGGCTGGAGGTGCGCCCCGCAGATTTTCCGGTAAAACGGGTCTGAAAACGCCTTGATATCCACGCGGAACGCATCAAGCATGGGGGAGAGGGAGGTGAGAGCCTCCTCCGTGATGTATCCGTTCGTTACATAGACCGTCCCGAGACCCCGCTTGCGTGCGAGTGCGCCCATATCGCTCGTATACTCGTGCCAGATCGTGGGCTCGTTATAGGTCCACGCGATGCTGGCACAGCCGTTTGCCAGGGCACGTGTCACACCCTCGTCGGGCTGGAGATCACGAAGCGCGAAATCCTCAAACGAGGCTGCCGAGATGTGCCAGTTCTGGCAGTGGCGGCAGTGAAAATTGCATCCGACGCTTCCGAGGGAATATGACGTGGTTCCCGGCAGATAATGAAACAGGGGTTTTTTTTCGATCGGATCGATCGCCTCCGCACTGATCTTTCCGTAGGTCGCTGCATAGAGGATTCCCTGCCGGTTCAACCGGACGCCGCAGATTCCGTGCCCTCCCTCCCGGATTGTGCACCGGTGGCTGCACAGCGAGCACTGCACCGTCGTTCCTTCGAGAACCGAATACTGCGTTGCCTCATGCATCGAATCGCGGTCAGACGTCACAACGAATCCTCCTCATTCTTTCCCTGTGCGTTCGCACCTCTCTCCTCCGTATCGCGATCGTCCTCAACAACGAGAGCCCCCTCGTATCCGCACTGCTTGCACCGGTAGAGCATGCCGGTGTACCCGCCCGCAACGAGATACATTTCAGTGCTCCCGCACACAGGACAGCAGATCATATGAGTGTCTGAATGAAAGCAACCGACAAAAAAGTATCTTTCCGGGGTGGTCGCCGCCGCGCCTTACGGCGTCTCGAGTTCGCGGAACCGGAAAACCACACGCCAGTCCTGCTGTTCGCGAAGCGTGACCTCATCGGCGGCCTCCAGCGCTTCCACGAGCGATCCGATTGTGCGGACCCGTTTGATCTGCAGGCCGATAATCGAGAGATGGCGGACCATATGCGCATATCGTTCGGAATTACGGAGATATTCGCGTTTAATCCTGATTGCGCCAAGTGCGGCCGCCACTGCAGGGAAGATGATCGTCAGCACGGCAAGGAGAGAGGACGTGTCACCGTGGCCGACGGCCCAGATATGATCAAGGCCGTAGGCATGCATCGCCGCAAAAACAAGCGTCAGGGTAAAGAGCGTATTTCCTGCCTGCGACAGAATTTCATGCCTCTGGCGGTTCCATCCGCTCATCGTCGTATAACTGGAAATCTGGTCGTCGATCCATGCGGAGATGATGAAATTTTTCAGCTCCTCAAACGGCGGGGTGAGCTCGCAGTACAGCTGAGGTCGCGTCTCGAGGATCCGCGTGAACGCCGCTTCGATCCAGTCGTTCGGAGTATGGGAAAGCATCGGTTTCATGGCAGGATCCGGCGTTTCCGCCCGCACGCAGAAGAGCGAGAGGAAAAGAGCAGTCCTGAGCCTTTCGGAGAGGAACCGGTAATCCATCCATTTCCGGTGCCAGTCACCGAGACGGGACGCAATGAGAAGCACGAGAACCGTACCCATCTCCGCCACTTCGATCCAGAGTAGCTCTAAAAAATCGGGAAAGAAGAGTGTCTGGATTGCTACAGTCGCAACCGCCGCCGCTGCAAGTGCGTACACGAGCGAGCCGGCACGCATATATCTCCGTTCATACCGCTTCGTCAGGAGAACGGTGCGGGAAAAATGCGGAAGGAGTGTTTCGGCAAGGGGACGGATAACCACAGGATCCAACCCGAATATTCTGGCTTTTTCGGTAAACCTGCCGTAGATATCCCTGCACAGGCCTGTGATCTCTCCCCCGCCTACGGTTTCTCCGTTAAAGCTGTTCAGATACTCGAACGATTCGAGGATTCCATCACCATGGCGCTCTTCCATGACCTTACCGGTCGTCAGATCGATCCAGAAGAGTGTCCGGCCGACCATGCGGGCATACTTGACCATGTCTGCCGTACCGCCGGGGATGCGGGCAGGTTTTCCATCCCAGATAGCGACGAGCACATCGCAGTACCGGACGATTGCATGCCCGACCTCTTCACAGGCACCTCTCCTGTCCGTATCTTCCGGCACCATCACTTCGACGGAGGAAGCCCGGTCCACGAGTGACCGGCACGCTTCACGCGAAGCATGCGTGGAGCATTCGGCGATATACTCGTCGACTTTCATCGGAAGGAAAAGCCGCAGTTCGGCGTCGCTCGCCATGCCGCGTCCGGGCCAGGCGAGCACCTCTCCGGAAAGGAGCCGATCGCCGCCCTCCGTAAGAGAGGAGATGGCGGCATACCGGTGAGGAGTGTCGCGAAGGATCTGATCAAGGCGCTCCAGAACCTGCCGGATCGCCGCTGCCACCTGCTCTTCATCGGCAAGCGTCCGCTGGCCGGTGACTCCGATCCTGACCGTCGCCGGAACACGGAACCGGTCTTGTGCAGGACCGGATTTTGCGGATGATGTTTTCATTGCCATCAAGGGGAAATTCAGCAGTTCTTATAAGCATATCGTTTTCGAGCACCCGCTTCTCCATCTTATAGACATATATGGAAAGGGTGACAATCACTAGGTGAGATGAAAACCATTGTCCTCTCCCTCGGCGGATCCGTTCTGGTTCCTTCGCTTGAATCAAACAATATCAGCCGGTATGCTTCGGTATTACGGGAAATTGCACAACGATGCCGGTTATACGTCGTCATCGGTGGCGGCGGGGAGGCACGCCGGTATATCAGCGTTGCACGTTCCCTCGGGATGGACGAGGCGGGTTCGGACGAGCTCGGCATCCAGATCACACGCCTCAATGCGGCGTTGCTCGCAGGAGCGCTCGGTGATAGCGCATACCCGGCAATTCCGGGCAGCTGCCGGGAGGCCAAACGCTTCGGTGAATCGGGTAAGATCGTCGTAATGGGAGGGGTTGCGCCGGCCCAGACGACCGATGCCGTTTCCGCCGTTCTCGCCGAATGCGTACACGCCGACGTGCTGGTCAACGCCACGTCTGTCGACGGCATATACAGCGCCGATCCGAAGACCAATCCTTCGGCCCGGCGCTACGACGCCCTGACGCCCGAGGAGCTGATTGCCATCGTTGCCGGTGACCGGCTGCATGCCGGATCCAATGCGGTCATCGACATCGTGGCGGCAAAGGTCATTCAGCGGAGTTCGATCCCGCTCGTGGTGCTCGACGGGAGGGATCCGGATACCCTGAAAAACGCACTCCTCGGAGTGACGTTTCGGGGCAGCGTTGTCAATCCCGACAAAAGGAATCCGTTGCCGCTCTGAAAATTCCGGTAACTATTTTTATGCACCGCATCCACAAATACTAGCACCCGGGGCAGTAGGGTAGCCTGGTCCATCCTAGAGCGTTTGGGACGCTTTGACGGCAGTTCGAATCTGCCCTGCCCCATTTTCATGCAGCGGTCCGAAGCCTGCACGGTCTATCGCATTCTCCGGGAGTATTATGGTGTCACCCGCTCTTCAGAGCGCCATTTTCTCGATTTTAAAAACCCGTTCGAGATTCTTGTCATGACCATCCTCTCCGCACAGACGACGGACCGGACGGTTAACGCCGTAAAGGACACGCTGTTTCACCGGTACCCGGATCCCGCCGCACTCGCCCGGGCCGATCCCGCCGAGGTGGAACGGATTATCAGGAGCACCGGGTTTTTCCGGGCCAAGGCGAGGAATATCATACGGGCGGCAGGTATTCTTGAAAGCCGCCATGGCGGAAACGTCCCGTCCTCAATGGACGAACTCCTTCTCCTGCCCGGAGTGGGAAGGAAGACGGCAAATATCGTGCTCCACCATGCCTATGACATAACCGCGGGAATTGCCGTCGACACCCATGTAAAGCGCGTTTCCACTCGTCTCGGCTTCACCGAAAAAACAGACCCCGACGAGATCGAGAAAGACCTCACAGTCCTTTTTCCCAGAAAGGCATGGAGTGAGATCAATTATCTCTTCATCAGGCACGGGCGCAGTATCTGCGATGCAAAAAAACCGAGGTGCACGGAATGCCCCGTTTCGGGGCACTGCCGGTACTACCTGTCCGGACGGTCAGGGGATGAGGGACGTATACATGAGATAACAGCCCCATGACACCACCGCCGAAGCGGGCAGCGTGATCACCCATGCAGCGACAATTTCACGGACAATCCCCCATTTCACGGCCGAATATCCGCGGGTTGCCCCGACCCCCATGATCGCCCCGCTCATGGCATGCGTGGTCGAGACCGGGACACCCAGCGCGGTCATCAGCGACAGCACCCCGCCCCCCGCAGTCGAAGCGCAAAATCCCTGATACGGCCTGATTTTCGTTATCCCCGTTGCCATCTTCTTGACCACCCTCCAGCCGCCGAAGAGCGTGCCGAGTGCGATGGCAAGACAGGAGACCAGAATTACCCAGAAAGGAACGGAAAAATCGGTGAGAAAACCCCCGGCGACGAGCATTGCCGTAATGACACCCATCGCGTTCTGTGCGTCGTTCGAACCGTGGCCGATTGCCTGAAAGGATCCCGCGAAAATCTGGAGGGGTTTGAAGGCACGGTTCAGGCGGGCGGGATGGACTTTCCGGAACCATCGCATGATGATAATGCCGAAAAAGAATGCGGAGAGGAAACCGAGCATTGGGGAGACCACGATAAACACCAGGACGGCGAGGATCCCCTTCACCGTGATAACACCCGGGATGATCAGCAGCGGCACGATAAGTGACATTCCCGCCAGAAATCCGGTCCCGAGAGTATCCCGGAGCGGGTTTCCCCGGTGAAGATTGAACGCCGTGTATACGGCGGCACCCGCCACTCCGCCAATCACCATATACGCGAGCAGCGCCGTGACGGTCCCGATATCGGGCCACAGTATGGAAGCCGCCCCGCCTGCACCGATACCCGCACCCACCAGCCCGCCGACGAGCGCATGGCTGCTTGAAACGGGAATCCCGAAATATGACGAGAGAAACACCCAGAGTACGGCACCGATAAGGCCCGTCAGCAGGAGGTGGGGGGTGAGGAAACCGGGATCGACGATACCCTTTCCGATCGTTGTTGCAATCGCCGTCGAGAAGATAAAAGGCCCGACAAGGTTGAATATCGAGGCGAGCAGGACGGCACGTAACGGTGAGAGGGCCCGCGTGGCGACGATGGTCGCGATCGAATTAGCCGCATCGTTCAGCCCGTTGACAAAATTGAACAGGAGGGCGATAAAAATCCCGGCGGCGATGATGACAATCTCCATGGCGGTTCACGTATGTCTGATTGCGATGTCGGAAAGCACGTTCGCCGCATCTTCGCACTTGTCCGTCGCCATCTCGAGATTCCCGTAGATGTCCTTGAGCTTGATGATCTGGATGGCGTCATCCGAGTGGAAGAGTTTACGGAGTGCATGGCCCAGCACATCGTCCGCGAGGTTTTCGAGGCGGTTGACCTCAATGCATCGTTCTTCAATATTCTTCGCGTTTTTCATGTTGCGAACACTGTTCACGGCACTCTCCAGTTCGGTTACCGAGAAAAGGATGAGTTTTGCGAGTTCGACCATGTATTCGTCCGATTCCGCGATGTCATAGACGTACATCTGCCTCGCCGTGCCGTCGATATAATCCAGAATATCGTCCAGTGCCGAAGCGAGCCGCGAGATCTCCTCGGGTTCGAGCGGCGTGATGAACGTCCGGTTGAGGAGTTCGTAGATTGAGTGGGTGATCTGGTCACCTTTGTGCTCAACCTGCTTCATCTTATGGCACTTGTTCTTGATATCCTGATAGTCTTCGACCAGAACGACAAGCTGTTCGGCGGCTATTCGCACGTTAGCCGCAAGCTCCTCGAAGAGATCGAAAAAAACCTTGTCCTGCGGGACAACCCACTCTTTGATCCCCACAACGCACCACGGTAGGATTGGTGCGGCAGAGTCATAAACCATGTGTTGTGCCCCAAGGCTGCTCGTAATGCGGTGGACGGCTTCCGTGCAGCATTACAGGAGAAGGTGAAATCAGGCCTGTAATGATGCGGACGCGACTGTATGCCGCTTCCGGAGGAGATAGTTATACTCAAGACTTTCTGTAA
This Methanoculleus sp. SDB DNA region includes the following protein-coding sequences:
- a CDS encoding ferredoxin:glutaredoxin reductase; protein product: MKKLPDVSEDEISARVARLRNEAEHSGYHLNPDMSVTRHLVRGLIANEKRYGYQACPCRRAAGKREDDLDIVCPCDYRDPDLAEYGSCYCALYVSDMIAEGRAEAAPIPERRPAASERSGFVRPQETDVPRKLAYPVLRCPVCGYICARNAPPEHCPICHATGERFRKFF
- a CDS encoding glutaredoxin; the encoded protein is MEFERVEGIDRGNIILYALSTCQWCRKTKELLGELGVAFSYIYVDLLEDDEMKEVLDDVTRYNPRGSFPVIRIGDRVIVGFHEDQIREALA
- a CDS encoding radical SAM protein; this encodes MHEATQYSVLEGTTVQCSLCSHRCTIREGGHGICGVRLNRQGILYAATYGKISAEAIDPIEKKPLFHYLPGTTSYSLGSVGCNFHCRHCQNWHISAASFEDFALRDLQPDEGVTRALANGCASIAWTYNEPTIWHEYTSDMGALARKRGLGTVYVTNGYITEEALTSLSPMLDAFRVDIKAFSDPFYRKICGAHLQPVLDATVRAHELGMHIETVTLVIPGLNDSPEETDALIRWTYDTLGPDTPMHFTAFHPDYKMTDRPATPVKLLEKICDRAREIGMRYVYMGNVFSHPYEHTYCPDCGELLIERAGYSVHFRQLDGTNCAGCGANIPILRHVG
- a CDS encoding uridylate kinase codes for the protein MKTIVLSLGGSVLVPSLESNNISRYASVLREIAQRCRLYVVIGGGGEARRYISVARSLGMDEAGSDELGIQITRLNAALLAGALGDSAYPAIPGSCREAKRFGESGKIVVMGGVAPAQTTDAVSAVLAECVHADVLVNATSVDGIYSADPKTNPSARRYDALTPEELIAIVAGDRLHAGSNAVIDIVAAKVIQRSSIPLVVLDGRDPDTLKNALLGVTFRGSVVNPDKRNPLPL
- a CDS encoding endonuclease III, which encodes MQRSEACTVYRILREYYGVTRSSERHFLDFKNPFEILVMTILSAQTTDRTVNAVKDTLFHRYPDPAALARADPAEVERIIRSTGFFRAKARNIIRAAGILESRHGGNVPSSMDELLLLPGVGRKTANIVLHHAYDITAGIAVDTHVKRVSTRLGFTEKTDPDEIEKDLTVLFPRKAWSEINYLFIRHGRSICDAKKPRCTECPVSGHCRYYLSGRSGDEGRIHEITAP
- a CDS encoding phosphate transporter translates to MEIVIIAAGIFIALLFNFVNGLNDAANSIATIVATRALSPLRAVLLASIFNLVGPFIFSTAIATTIGKGIVDPGFLTPHLLLTGLIGAVLWVFLSSYFGIPVSSSHALVGGLVGAGIGAGGAASILWPDIGTVTALLAYMVIGGVAGAAVYTAFNLHRGNPLRDTLGTGFLAGMSLIVPLLIIPGVITVKGILAVLVFIVVSPMLGFLSAFFFGIIIMRWFRKVHPARLNRAFKPLQIFAGSFQAIGHGSNDAQNAMGVITAMLVAGGFLTDFSVPFWVILVSCLAIALGTLFGGWRVVKKMATGITKIRPYQGFCASTAGGGVLSLMTALGVPVSTTHAMSGAIMGVGATRGYSAVKWGIVREIVAAWVITLPASAVVSWGCYLMYTSLIP
- a CDS encoding phosphate transport regulator, which gives rise to MGIKEWVVPQDKVFFDLFEELAANVRIAAEQLVVLVEDYQDIKNKCHKMKQVEHKGDQITHSIYELLNRTFITPLEPEEISRLASALDDILDYIDGTARQMYVYDIAESDEYMVELAKLILFSVTELESAVNSVRNMKNAKNIEERCIEVNRLENLADDVLGHALRKLFHSDDAIQIIKLKDIYGNLEMATDKCEDAANVLSDIAIRHT